Proteins encoded by one window of Arachis ipaensis cultivar K30076 chromosome B04, Araip1.1, whole genome shotgun sequence:
- the LOC107636711 gene encoding Werner Syndrome-like exonuclease: MVWERNLPLFWGRLPPQLYIDIRPCSDGEMLEKATADSSNNSSQWETPTTTRTTTHPLKGVGQHSPSSASLTTTFLLNHHSTTTTTTVLVGLDIEWRPNTHRNSDNPVATLQLCVGNRCLVFQILHSPSVPQSLVDFLVNEGHTFLGVGIEEDVEKLLEDYNLNVKNFVDLRGLAESVLGESEMKRAGLKRLAERVLGLEIEKPKRISRSRWDNAWLTAEQVQYACVDAFVSFEVGRMLYGSGNGN, translated from the exons atggtctgggagcgaaacctacccCTCTTT TGGGGGCGGTTGCCCCCACAATTATATATAGACATCCGTCCTTGCAGTGATGGTGAAATGTTAGAAAAG GCCACAGCTGACAGCTCCAACAACTCTTCTCAATGGGAGACCCCAACCACCACGAGAACCACGACGCACCCACTCAAGGGAGTGGGACAACACTCGCCATCATCAGCGTCGTTGACCACAACCTTCCTTCTCAACCAccactccaccaccaccaccaccactgtcCTCGTCGGCCTCGACATCGAGTGGCGTCCCAACACCCACCGCAACTCCGACAACCCAGTCGCCACTCTCCAGCTCTGCGTCGGCAACCGCTGCCTCGTCTTCCAGATCCTCCACTCTCCCTCGGTTCCGCAGTCTCTCGTTGACTTTCTCGTCAACGAGGGACACACGTTCCTCGGCGTGGGAATCGAGGAGGACGTGGAGAAGCTTCTGGAAGACTACAACCTCAACGTGAAGAATTTCGTTGACCTGAGAGGTCTGGCGGAGAGCGTGCTGGGTGAGAGTGAGATGAAAAGAGCGGGCCTGAAGAGGCTCGCGGAGAGAGTGCTCGGATTGGAGATCGAGAAGCCTAAGAGGATCAGTCGGAGCCGCTGGGATAACGCGTGGCTCACGGCGGAGCAGGTTCAATACGCTTGCGTTGATGCTTTCGTGTCGTTCGAAGTTGGGAGAATGCTGTATGGTTCTGGAAATGGAAACTAA